In Flavobacterium sp. CS20, a single window of DNA contains:
- a CDS encoding 1-deoxy-D-xylulose-5-phosphate synthase: protein MKEEYLKNINSPQDLRQLSQDNLSDVAKELRQFIIDIVSKYGGHLGASLGTVELTIALHYVFNTPDDQLIWDVGHQAYGHKILTGRRDKFHTNRQLGGISGFPSREESPYDAFGVGHSSTSISATLGMAIASKLEGNLKREHIAVIGDASIASGMAFEGLNHAGVTSANFLVILNDNAIGIDPSVGALKNYLTKAKIGYKPKQSNIIEALNFTYVESIDGHDISALIKAFNDLKQIKGPRFLHVMTKKGKGLKSAEIEQVKYHAPGRFDKITGKTFNIASEDNRIKYQDVFGKTLLYLAEQDEKIIGVTPAMPTGSSLKYMMAAFPKRAFDVGIAEQHAVTFSAGMATRGFKVFCTIYSTFLQRAYDQLIHDVALQNLPVVFCVDRAGIVGNDGATHHGVFDIGFLKGIPNLIIASPSCAEDIKNLLYTASLGLKNPIIIRYPRGKSDVEQLDMKFQTVSIGKAKSIKVGENIAILSLGKMRWLAEKAIKKSNKNIGLYDMRFVKPLDTDTLDEIAKDYKKIITLEDGVVIGGFGESIQAYLAIHHPDIEVKTMGLPDKFISHGNTDELFEKYGLGLDDILKVIEA from the coding sequence ATGAAAGAAGAGTATTTAAAAAATATCAATTCACCACAAGATCTTCGTCAACTTTCCCAAGACAATTTGAGTGATGTTGCAAAAGAATTAAGACAATTTATTATAGATATAGTCTCTAAGTATGGTGGTCATTTGGGAGCAAGTTTAGGAACCGTTGAATTGACCATTGCACTTCATTATGTGTTTAACACACCAGACGACCAATTGATTTGGGATGTCGGTCATCAAGCTTACGGTCATAAAATATTAACGGGTCGTCGGGATAAATTTCACACCAATAGACAGCTTGGTGGAATTTCAGGTTTTCCTTCTCGAGAAGAAAGTCCTTATGATGCATTTGGGGTTGGTCACAGTTCAACGTCAATTTCTGCGACTCTGGGAATGGCGATAGCATCTAAGCTCGAAGGTAACTTAAAAAGAGAGCACATTGCTGTGATTGGCGATGCATCTATTGCTTCTGGAATGGCTTTTGAAGGTCTAAATCATGCAGGCGTAACTTCTGCCAATTTTCTCGTTATTCTTAACGATAATGCCATTGGAATTGATCCAAGTGTTGGGGCATTAAAAAATTATCTAACCAAAGCTAAAATAGGCTATAAACCTAAGCAATCTAATATTATTGAAGCTTTAAATTTTACCTATGTTGAATCGATTGATGGTCATGATATATCTGCTTTGATCAAAGCTTTTAATGACCTAAAACAAATCAAAGGTCCGCGATTTCTACATGTCATGACCAAAAAAGGAAAAGGTTTAAAATCAGCAGAAATTGAGCAAGTTAAATATCATGCCCCTGGTAGATTTGATAAAATCACAGGAAAAACGTTCAACATAGCTTCTGAAGACAATCGAATAAAATATCAAGATGTCTTTGGCAAAACGCTTCTGTATTTGGCTGAACAAGATGAAAAAATTATTGGAGTTACACCAGCCATGCCTACTGGAAGTTCATTAAAATACATGATGGCAGCTTTTCCAAAACGTGCTTTTGATGTTGGAATTGCCGAGCAACACGCGGTTACTTTTTCTGCTGGTATGGCTACAAGAGGTTTTAAAGTGTTTTGCACAATATATTCCACTTTTCTTCAAAGAGCTTATGACCAATTGATACACGATGTGGCTCTACAAAACCTGCCAGTTGTTTTTTGTGTAGATAGAGCAGGTATAGTTGGAAATGATGGAGCTACACACCACGGTGTGTTTGATATAGGTTTTTTAAAAGGCATTCCCAACTTAATTATTGCTTCGCCTTCTTGTGCTGAAGACATAAAAAATTTGCTATATACTGCTAGTTTAGGATTAAAAAACCCCATAATTATAAGATATCCAAGAGGCAAAAGTGATGTAGAGCAATTAGATATGAAGTTTCAAACTGTCTCAATAGGCAAAGCCAAAAGCATCAAAGTAGGAGAAAATATCGCTATTTTAAGTTTAGGGAAAATGCGTTGGTTGGCTGAAAAAGCTATAAAAAAATCAAATAAAAATATCGGTTTATACGATATGAGATTTGTAAAACCTTTAGATACTGATACTTTAGACGAAATAGCAAAAGATTATAAAAAAATCATCACACTTGAAGATGGCGTTGTAATAGGCGGTTTTGGTGAATCTATTCAAGCATATTTAGCAATACATCATCCTGATATTGAAGTCAAAACTATGGGTTTGCCAGACAAATTTATTTCACACGGCAACACCGATGAATTGTTTGAAAAATACGGTTTAGGCCTTGATGATATATTGAAAGTTATAGAAGCTTAA
- a CDS encoding nucleoside deaminase: protein MKTEFDDTYFMQKALDEAEIAYEKGEVPVGAVIAIDKTIIARAHNLTETLNDVTAHAEMQAITSATNYLGGKYLNQCTLYVSLEPCQMCAGALYWSQLKKLVYAASDHKRGFVIMQTQLHPKTEVKKGILEQKASHLMKKFFFERRE, encoded by the coding sequence ATGAAAACAGAATTTGATGACACTTATTTTATGCAAAAGGCTTTAGATGAAGCCGAAATAGCTTATGAAAAAGGAGAAGTCCCAGTTGGGGCAGTAATTGCAATTGACAAAACCATCATAGCGAGAGCACATAACCTCACCGAAACTTTAAACGATGTTACGGCTCATGCCGAAATGCAAGCCATCACTTCAGCGACCAATTATCTCGGCGGTAAATATTTGAATCAATGCACTTTATATGTCAGCTTAGAACCCTGCCAAATGTGTGCTGGTGCGTTGTATTGGAGTCAGTTGAAGAAATTGGTTTACGCTGCTAGTGACCACAAGCGTGGTTTTGTGATTATGCAAACCCAGCTTCATCCTAAAACTGAAGTTAAAAAAGGAATTTTAGAGCAAAAAGCTTCACATTTGATGAAAAAATTCTTTTTTGAAAGGAGAGAGTAA
- a CDS encoding ATP-binding protein, whose amino-acid sequence MIKRTIAENIKTKLNRGKAIIIVGPRQVGKTTLIKELISHEDFLFFDGDDPATRTLLDTPNTDQIRSLLKNKKIVFIDEAQRINNIGLTAKIIIDQFQDVQLWISGSSSFYIYDEFNESLTGRKWEYKLLPISWEEFEDQVGYLSAEKQLEDRLVYGMYPDVLNNQGEEIQILKDLVNSYLYKDILAYGGVKKPEVLDKLVNALALQVGSEVNYNELSQLVGIDRNTVEKYISILEKGYVIFKLPSFSRNLRNEIKKGKKIYFYDNGVRNAIIGSMNKVQLRTDVGALWENFLVAERIKQIEYKNSLANSYFWRTTQQQEIDYIEEISQELQAFEFKWNPAKKAKISKTFINNYNTNTFFVNRNNFRDFVVMKS is encoded by the coding sequence ATGATAAAACGCACCATAGCAGAAAACATCAAGACTAAATTAAACCGAGGCAAGGCAATCATTATAGTTGGACCAAGGCAAGTAGGTAAAACGACACTGATAAAAGAATTGATTAGTCATGAGGATTTTTTGTTTTTTGATGGTGACGACCCTGCTACGAGAACGCTGTTAGATACGCCAAATACCGATCAAATAAGAAGTTTGCTTAAAAATAAAAAGATTGTATTTATAGATGAAGCTCAAAGAATAAACAATATAGGACTTACTGCGAAAATTATTATAGATCAATTTCAAGATGTTCAACTTTGGATAAGTGGCTCCTCTTCATTTTATATTTATGATGAATTTAATGAGTCGCTTACAGGTAGAAAATGGGAATACAAATTACTGCCTATAAGTTGGGAAGAATTTGAAGATCAAGTCGGCTATTTATCCGCAGAAAAACAACTTGAAGACAGGCTTGTTTATGGTATGTATCCTGATGTTTTAAATAACCAAGGAGAAGAAATTCAAATTCTTAAGGATTTAGTAAATAGTTATTTATATAAAGATATTCTGGCTTATGGAGGTGTTAAAAAACCTGAAGTCTTAGACAAACTGGTCAATGCTCTGGCACTTCAGGTTGGTAGTGAAGTCAATTACAACGAACTTAGTCAGCTGGTTGGTATAGACCGAAATACGGTTGAAAAATACATCTCTATTTTAGAAAAAGGATACGTGATATTTAAATTACCTAGCTTTAGCAGAAACCTTAGAAATGAAATTAAAAAAGGAAAGAAAATTTACTTTTATGATAATGGTGTTAGAAATGCTATAATTGGGAGTATGAACAAGGTTCAACTTAGAACTGATGTAGGTGCTTTGTGGGAAAACTTTCTTGTCGCTGAAAGAATAAAACAAATTGAATACAAAAATAGTTTAGCAAACTCTTATTTTTGGAGGACTACTCAACAACAGGAAATCGATTATATAGAGGAAATCAGTCAAGAGCTTCAAGCTTTCGAATTCAAATGGAACCCAGCTAAAAAAGCTAAAATTTCAAAAACTTTTATAAACAATTATAATACTAATACGTTTTTTGTAAACAGAAATAACTTTAGAGACTTTGTTGTTATGAAAAGTTAA
- a CDS encoding geranylgeranylglyceryl/heptaprenylglyceryl phosphate synthase, which yields MISAVDILKDLKSKQIANLKSFAILIDPDKTEVNTILKLLQTIPECTDYIFVGGSQVESGKTEEVVKEIKKLSPLPVVLFPGNINQITRYADALLFLSLMSGSNPEYLIHQQVKSVKHLRHTNLEIIPTGYILIDGGKTCTTERITNTKAISQADIDLIVDTCLVAQYTGKRLIYLEAGSGANFPVKPEIIRAVKTKVELPIIVGGGIKTEKQREMAYKAGADVVVMGTVFEDI from the coding sequence ATGATTTCAGCAGTTGACATACTAAAAGACTTAAAATCTAAGCAAATAGCTAATCTTAAATCATTTGCTATTTTAATCGATCCCGATAAAACTGAAGTCAATACTATTTTAAAATTACTTCAAACTATTCCTGAATGCACTGATTATATCTTTGTTGGAGGCAGTCAAGTTGAAAGTGGAAAAACAGAAGAAGTTGTAAAAGAAATCAAAAAATTGAGTCCTTTACCTGTTGTTCTTTTTCCAGGAAATATCAATCAAATCACAAGATATGCCGATGCTTTGTTGTTTTTGAGTTTAATGTCTGGTAGCAATCCTGAATATTTGATACATCAACAAGTCAAATCGGTAAAACATTTAAGGCATACAAATCTTGAAATTATACCGACGGGATATATTTTGATAGATGGCGGAAAAACCTGCACAACCGAACGTATCACTAATACCAAAGCTATTTCTCAAGCTGATATTGATTTAATCGTAGATACTTGTCTTGTCGCACAATATACGGGCAAACGATTGATTTATCTTGAAGCTGGTAGTGGTGCTAACTTTCCAGTCAAGCCAGAAATTATAAGAGCTGTAAAGACAAAAGTCGAACTTCCTATAATCGTTGGTGGTGGCATCAAAACTGAAAAACAACGAGAAATGGCTTACAAAGCTGGAGCTGATGTTGTTGTTATGGGAACCGTTTTTGAAGATATTTAA
- a CDS encoding nuclear transport factor 2 family protein — translation MASKAAAEADLKTYQNLMTEDAVFIGTDATEYWQGQAFIDFAKPYFDRGKAWTFHKLERHIYIGKSKQTAWFDELLDTQMGICRGSGVLVQVDGEWKIKHYVLSITIPNDNVDEVKALKDEFDEKLIDILKK, via the coding sequence ATGGCATCAAAAGCTGCCGCAGAAGCCGATTTAAAAACCTATCAAAATCTAATGACCGAAGATGCTGTTTTTATTGGCACCGACGCCACTGAATATTGGCAAGGTCAAGCATTTATTGATTTTGCTAAACCCTATTTTGACCGAGGTAAAGCTTGGACGTTTCACAAATTAGAACGCCATATTTATATTGGTAAATCAAAACAAACAGCTTGGTTTGACGAACTGCTCGATACACAAATGGGTATTTGCAGAGGTTCAGGGGTTTTGGTTCAGGTAGATGGAGAATGGAAAATTAAGCATTATGTTTTGTCTATCACTATTCCTAATGACAATGTTGATGAGGTCAAAGCTTTGAAAGATGAGTTTGACGAAAAGTTGATTGATATTTTAAAAAAATAA
- a CDS encoding ABC transporter ATP-binding protein gives MINISNISKSYNGVEVLKVEELNIPKGQNFGLVGNNGAGKTTMFSLLLDLIKPTTGQITNGDIVVSQSEDWKPYTSAFIDESFLIGYLTPEEYFYFIGDLRGVEKSEVDDLLAGFEDFFHDEILNQKKYLRDLSKGNQKKVGIVAALIGNPEVIILDEPFANLDPTTQIRLKKILSELTQQQQTTVLISSHDLMHVTDVCKRIVVLEKGEVVKDIKTDEATLKELEQYFSQ, from the coding sequence ATGATTAACATTTCAAATATCAGTAAATCTTACAACGGCGTAGAAGTTTTAAAAGTTGAGGAATTGAATATTCCCAAAGGACAAAACTTTGGGCTGGTTGGCAATAACGGTGCGGGCAAAACCACAATGTTTAGTTTATTGCTTGATTTAATCAAACCTACAACTGGTCAAATTACCAATGGCGATATTGTAGTGAGCCAAAGTGAAGATTGGAAACCTTATACTTCAGCTTTTATAGATGAAAGTTTTTTGATTGGCTATCTCACACCAGAAGAATACTTCTATTTCATCGGCGATTTAAGAGGCGTAGAAAAATCTGAAGTTGATGATTTGCTCGCTGGTTTTGAAGATTTCTTTCACGATGAAATATTGAATCAAAAAAAATATTTAAGAGATTTATCTAAAGGTAACCAGAAGAAAGTCGGCATTGTTGCGGCTTTAATTGGCAATCCTGAAGTGATTATTTTAGATGAACCTTTTGCCAACCTTGACCCGACAACACAAATCCGCTTAAAGAAAATACTCAGTGAATTGACCCAACAACAACAAACCACAGTGCTCATTTCAAGTCACGACTTAATGCACGTGACCGATGTTTGCAAACGCATAGTGGTTTTAGAAAAAGGAGAAGTGGTAAAAGACATCAAAACTGATGAAGCTACTTTAAAAGAGCTCGAGCAGTATTTTAGTCAGTAG
- a CDS encoding DUF5687 family protein: MFKRFVSLQWKQFRRSSYFEVAIAIKILMILGILYFAGMAILAGVGGYFILQKVIPEVDPLLTLNQYLIYWFLFDLGIRYFIQQMPVINIKPLLIIPIKRKKVVQFLLGKTILSFFNILPLLFFIPFSITLIVKGYHPLYVTAWFFGVLALIFLNNFTVYLINKTNIYFFIIVGLVLAFIGLQRYEIFDITAYAQIFFYGMYSQPIWILLPILLMALAFYANYQYYLNHFYIDGAISKKAEKVKALDLKFVDKFGKIAPFLKNDIKLILRNARPKQVLLTSFFFLFYGLFFFTMDVYKDLPAMLAFASMFITGGFLLTFGQLVPSWDSEYYKLMMSQNIPYREYLKSKLVLMIFAVVVSTILSLPYLYFGWDIYKLILAGASFNIGLNSFITLYGGALNRVPVELNVKAKAFQNTNGFNVTQLLISLPKILAPIIIFYIPYKFISFDAGIIALVLSGLLGLIFQNQFLDLIEKLYQKQKYKTIAAFDEKK, encoded by the coding sequence ATGTTTAAACGATTTGTGTCTCTTCAATGGAAGCAATTTAGAAGGTCTTCTTATTTTGAAGTCGCCATTGCCATAAAGATTTTAATGATTCTGGGGATTTTATACTTTGCTGGTATGGCTATATTAGCTGGAGTTGGAGGCTATTTTATACTTCAAAAGGTCATTCCAGAAGTTGATCCGCTTTTAACTTTAAATCAATATTTAATTTACTGGTTCTTATTTGATCTTGGGATTAGGTATTTTATCCAACAAATGCCCGTCATCAATATCAAACCTTTATTGATTATACCTATCAAACGTAAAAAAGTGGTTCAGTTTTTACTGGGCAAAACAATCCTTTCTTTTTTTAATATTTTGCCTTTATTATTTTTTATCCCTTTTAGTATAACTCTGATAGTCAAAGGTTACCATCCATTATACGTTACCGCTTGGTTTTTTGGGGTTTTAGCATTGATATTTCTCAATAATTTTACCGTTTATCTCATCAATAAAACCAACATCTATTTCTTTATAATCGTCGGTTTAGTCTTAGCATTTATAGGACTTCAACGCTACGAAATATTTGATATTACAGCTTATGCACAAATCTTTTTTTATGGCATGTATAGTCAACCGATTTGGATTTTATTACCTATTCTATTAATGGCTTTAGCGTTTTATGCTAATTATCAATACTATTTAAATCACTTTTACATTGACGGTGCTATTTCTAAAAAAGCCGAAAAAGTCAAAGCTTTAGACTTGAAATTTGTAGATAAATTTGGCAAGATTGCTCCTTTCTTAAAAAACGATATCAAACTCATTCTCAGAAATGCCAGACCTAAGCAAGTTTTACTGACGTCTTTTTTCTTTTTATTTTATGGCTTATTCTTTTTCACCATGGATGTTTACAAAGATCTGCCGGCTATGTTGGCCTTTGCGTCAATGTTTATAACAGGTGGTTTTTTATTAACATTCGGGCAGTTAGTGCCGTCTTGGGATAGCGAATACTACAAGTTAATGATGAGTCAGAATATTCCGTATCGAGAATATTTGAAATCAAAATTGGTTTTGATGATATTTGCCGTTGTGGTATCTACCATATTAAGTTTACCATATCTTTATTTTGGTTGGGATATATACAAATTAATTTTAGCTGGCGCCTCCTTTAATATTGGGTTAAATTCATTTATCACCTTATATGGCGGTGCTTTAAATCGCGTGCCTGTTGAACTCAACGTCAAGGCCAAAGCTTTTCAAAACACTAATGGTTTTAATGTTACGCAACTCTTAATTAGCTTACCTAAAATTTTAGCCCCAATCATCATTTTTTATATCCCATATAAATTTATCAGTTTTGATGCGGGTATTATCGCCTTGGTTTTAAGTGGTTTACTGGGATTAATTTTTCAAAATCAATTTTTAGACCTTATCGAAAAGCTTTATCAAAAACAGAAATATAAAACCATAGCAGCTTTTGATGAAAAAAAATAA
- a CDS encoding F0F1 ATP synthase subunit epsilon has protein sequence MHLEIVTPEQILISQDVDSVTLPGKTGEFQILNQHAPIISTLDKGLIKLDKTVDINDKVKSFFEETNDKLTFEIKGGVVECKDNKVIVLVD, from the coding sequence ATGCATTTAGAAATCGTTACACCAGAACAAATTTTAATCAGTCAAGATGTTGATTCGGTTACTTTACCAGGAAAAACAGGTGAATTTCAAATTTTAAATCAACACGCTCCAATCATCTCGACTTTAGACAAAGGTTTAATTAAATTAGACAAAACAGTTGACATTAATGACAAAGTCAAATCATTTTTTGAAGAAACTAACGATAAATTAACTTTTGAAATCAAAGGTGGCGTTGTGGAATGCAAAGACAATAAAGTCATTGTTTTGGTAGATTAG
- the atpD gene encoding F0F1 ATP synthase subunit beta — protein MSQTKGKIAQIIGPVIDVAFENSKDLPQIYDSLEIKRKDGSTLVLEVQSHIGDNIVRSIAMDTADGLSRGTEVIATGNPIQMPVSKDIFGRLFNVTGDAIDGMDNLPKDGKNGLPIHRDAPDFEDLSVSTEVLFTGIKVIDLIEPYAKGGKVGLFGGAGVGKTVLIQELINNIAKGHGGLSVFAGVGERTREGNDLLREMLESGIIKYGDDFNESMENGGWDLSKVDKEALKDSKATFVFGQMNEPPGARARVALSGLTIAEYFRDGAGDGQGKDVLFFVDNIFRFTQAGSEVSALLGRMPSAVGYQPTLATEMGAMQERITSTKNGSITSVQAVYVPADDLTDPAPATTFSHLDATTVLSRKIAELGIYPAVDPLDSTSRILTAEILGEEHYKCAQRVKELLQRYKELQDIIAILGMEELSEEDKLAVSRARRIQRFLSQPFHVAEQFTGMPGVLVDIKDTIKGFNMIMDGELDKYPESAFNLKGTIEDAIEAAEKMLAEED, from the coding sequence ATGTCTCAAACAAAAGGTAAGATTGCACAAATCATAGGTCCTGTGATTGATGTGGCTTTCGAAAACAGCAAAGATTTACCACAAATTTACGATTCTTTAGAAATTAAACGTAAAGATGGTTCCACACTTGTGCTAGAAGTTCAATCTCATATTGGTGATAATATCGTTAGATCTATCGCTATGGATACCGCAGATGGTCTTTCAAGAGGAACAGAAGTTATCGCTACAGGCAACCCAATTCAAATGCCTGTCAGTAAAGATATTTTTGGAAGACTGTTCAACGTTACTGGCGATGCTATCGATGGCATGGACAATCTACCTAAAGACGGCAAAAACGGCTTACCAATTCACCGCGATGCTCCTGATTTTGAAGACTTATCTGTGTCAACTGAAGTCTTGTTTACAGGAATTAAAGTTATTGACTTAATTGAACCTTATGCCAAAGGTGGTAAAGTAGGATTGTTTGGTGGTGCTGGTGTTGGTAAAACAGTTTTGATTCAAGAATTAATCAACAATATTGCCAAAGGTCACGGTGGTTTATCTGTATTTGCAGGTGTGGGAGAAAGAACACGTGAAGGAAATGACTTGCTCAGAGAGATGCTTGAGTCTGGTATTATTAAATATGGTGATGATTTTAATGAATCTATGGAAAACGGCGGTTGGGATTTATCCAAAGTTGACAAAGAAGCTTTGAAAGATTCAAAAGCTACTTTTGTATTTGGACAAATGAACGAACCACCAGGAGCTCGTGCTCGAGTAGCCTTATCAGGTTTGACCATTGCAGAATATTTTAGAGACGGTGCTGGTGATGGACAAGGTAAAGACGTCTTGTTTTTTGTTGACAATATTTTCCGTTTTACACAAGCGGGTTCTGAGGTATCGGCTTTGTTAGGTCGTATGCCATCTGCAGTGGGTTATCAACCTACTTTAGCAACTGAAATGGGTGCGATGCAAGAACGAATCACTTCGACAAAAAATGGTTCTATCACATCGGTTCAAGCGGTTTATGTGCCAGCGGATGACTTGACTGACCCTGCTCCAGCTACGACCTTCTCTCACTTAGATGCTACAACTGTTCTTTCTAGAAAAATTGCTGAACTCGGTATTTATCCTGCAGTTGATCCTTTAGATTCTACCTCCAGAATTTTAACCGCTGAAATATTAGGTGAAGAACACTACAAATGTGCTCAGCGTGTTAAAGAGTTGCTTCAACGTTACAAAGAATTGCAAGACATTATTGCCATTCTCGGTATGGAAGAATTATCTGAAGAAGATAAACTTGCCGTATCTCGTGCAAGACGTATACAGCGTTTCTTATCTCAACCTTTTCACGTGGCTGAACAATTTACTGGTATGCCAGGTGTTTTAGTTGACATAAAAGATACTATCAAAGGTTTTAATATGATTATGGATGGCGAATTAGATAAATATCCTGAATCAGCTTTCAACCTTAAAGGAACCATTGAAGATGCGATTGAAGCTGCTGAAAAAATGTTGGCTGAAGAAGACTAA